A stretch of Halomonas elongata DSM 2581 DNA encodes these proteins:
- a CDS encoding DMT family transporter, which translates to MSSSFKGILCMCGGVLCLALGDAITKWLGETHSPLQIIFFRTLVSLPLIALIARFNGGLRKLATRRPGIHLLRGLIFTGTMICFMWGLTLLPLAETTAIAFAAPLFVNLLSVPLLGERVDRTTLLATMLGFIGVLVVVRPGGSSFQPAALIVVGAAVFYALMMITARRYGGREHLWAMVFYTTLVPMLVSALTLPWVWQMPAPIHWPFFLLAGVLGVGAMVGLTLAFRYAPAALAAPFDYTALLWAVLLGWWLWDEVPDLWVFVGGTLIIVSGLAIAYHERRVALNRRPSA; encoded by the coding sequence ATGTCATCATCGTTCAAGGGCATCCTGTGCATGTGTGGCGGGGTTCTGTGCCTGGCGCTGGGCGATGCCATTACCAAGTGGCTCGGCGAGACGCACTCGCCGCTGCAGATCATCTTCTTTCGCACCCTGGTGTCGCTGCCGCTGATCGCACTGATTGCCCGTTTCAACGGCGGTCTGCGCAAGCTGGCGACGCGCCGTCCGGGCATTCACCTGCTGCGCGGCCTGATCTTCACCGGCACCATGATCTGCTTCATGTGGGGCTTGACCCTGCTGCCGCTGGCCGAGACCACCGCTATCGCCTTCGCGGCGCCGCTGTTCGTGAATCTGTTGTCGGTGCCACTGCTTGGCGAGCGGGTCGATCGGACCACGCTGCTGGCTACCATGCTGGGGTTCATCGGCGTGCTGGTGGTGGTACGGCCGGGAGGCAGCAGCTTCCAGCCGGCCGCCCTGATCGTGGTCGGGGCGGCGGTCTTCTACGCTCTGATGATGATCACGGCGCGTCGCTATGGCGGCCGTGAGCACCTCTGGGCAATGGTCTTCTATACCACCCTGGTGCCGATGCTAGTGTCGGCGTTAACCCTGCCCTGGGTGTGGCAGATGCCGGCACCCATCCACTGGCCCTTCTTCCTGCTGGCCGGTGTGCTCGGTGTGGGCGCCATGGTTGGACTGACCCTGGCGTTTCGCTATGCGCCGGCGGCGCTCGCCGCACCCTTCGACTACACGGCGTTGCTGTGGGCCGTGCTGCTGGGCTGGTGGCTGTGGGACGAGGTGCCGGACCTGTGGGTGTTCGTCGGCGGCACCTTGATCATCGTCAGTGGCCTGGCCATCGCTTATCACGAGCGGCGTGTCGCCCTGAACCGGCGCCCCTCCGCCTGA
- the thiE gene encoding thiamine phosphate synthase — MRVDLSLYLVTDPELCAERGLEETVVAAVRGGVTLVQLRDKHASDAELVPVARRLKTALAGSSVPLLINDRLEVALASGADGLHIGQDDGEVDDARAALGADAILGLSVQTPEQLARINAAKLDYLGLGPVFATPSKRDHAQPLGFDGLAELAGASPLPTVAIGGLKAEHVEAVRRAGADGLAVISAICGTPDPEAAARSFHQGVAPRR; from the coding sequence ATGCGCGTTGACCTTTCCCTCTATCTGGTCACCGACCCCGAGCTATGCGCCGAGCGTGGCCTGGAGGAAACCGTCGTCGCCGCCGTGCGCGGTGGCGTAACCCTGGTACAGCTACGCGACAAGCACGCCAGCGATGCCGAACTGGTACCCGTGGCGCGACGCCTGAAGACCGCCCTGGCAGGCAGCAGCGTGCCCCTGCTGATCAATGATCGACTGGAGGTGGCCCTGGCCAGCGGCGCCGACGGACTGCACATCGGCCAGGATGACGGCGAAGTCGACGATGCCCGGGCCGCCCTCGGAGCGGACGCCATCCTCGGCCTCTCGGTGCAGACACCCGAGCAACTCGCCCGAATCAATGCCGCCAAACTCGACTATCTGGGGCTGGGGCCAGTCTTCGCCACTCCCAGCAAGCGCGACCACGCCCAGCCTCTCGGCTTCGACGGCCTGGCGGAACTGGCCGGCGCCAGCCCGCTGCCGACCGTGGCCATCGGCGGCCTCAAGGCCGAACACGTCGAGGCCGTGCGTCGCGCCGGCGCCGATGGTTTGGCCGTGATCTCGGCCATCTGCGGCACGCCGGACCCGGAAGCCGCGGCCCGCAGCTTTCACCAGGGCGTTGCCCCGAGGCGCTGA
- a CDS encoding peroxiredoxin: protein MALQLGDTAPDFTQESTAGTINFHEWAGDSWVILFSHPKDFTPVCTTELGEVSRLKPEFDKRNTKAIGLSVDPLEDHEAWAGDIQETQGQGLNFPLLADGDRKVSDLYGMIHPNANDTLTVRSVFIIDPNKKVRLTITYPASTGRNFAEVLRVLDSLQLTDEHKLATPVNWQDGDDCIIVPAVSNEEAKTLFPEGWDEQKPYLRLVKQPKRS, encoded by the coding sequence ATGGCACTGCAACTCGGCGATACAGCGCCCGACTTCACCCAAGAGAGCACTGCCGGCACCATCAATTTCCACGAGTGGGCCGGAGACAGTTGGGTCATTCTGTTCTCGCATCCCAAGGACTTCACCCCGGTGTGCACCACCGAGCTCGGCGAAGTCTCGCGACTCAAGCCGGAATTCGACAAGCGCAACACCAAGGCCATCGGCCTTTCCGTGGACCCGCTCGAGGATCACGAAGCCTGGGCCGGGGATATCCAGGAAACCCAGGGGCAAGGCTTGAACTTCCCGCTGCTGGCGGACGGCGACCGCAAGGTCAGCGACCTCTACGGCATGATTCACCCCAACGCCAACGACACCCTGACGGTGCGCAGCGTCTTCATCATCGATCCGAACAAGAAGGTGCGCCTGACCATCACCTATCCGGCCAGCACCGGCCGCAACTTCGCCGAGGTGCTGCGCGTACTCGACAGCCTGCAGCTCACCGACGAACACAAGCTGGCCACGCCGGTGAACTGGCAGGATGGTGATGACTGCATCATCGTGCCCGCCGTGAGCAACGAAGAGGCCAAGACCCTCTTCCCCGAAGGCTGGGACGAGCAGAAGCCCTACCTGCGCCTGGTCAAGCAGCCCAAGCGTTCCTGA
- the thiM gene encoding hydroxyethylthiazole kinase, with protein sequence MHTIDLARHLNRVRETCPLVHNITNHVAMNTMANVLLALGASPAMAHAREEVEEFAALAGALTLNIGTLSPDWVDAMDAAARAANEAGTPWVLDPVAVGATTLRRKAGARLLALSPTVVRGNASEIMALAEQGGGGQGVDSTDTTEAAERAAVDLARRTGAVIAVTGETDLVTDGERLARVAGGHALMPRVTTLGCALTGVVGAHLAVAEDPFEACVAALAGYAVAGSIAGESARGPGSFAVAFLDALHALDTDTLTARARLEITHAR encoded by the coding sequence ATGCACACCATCGACCTCGCTCGCCACCTGAACCGTGTGCGCGAGACCTGCCCGCTGGTTCACAACATCACCAATCATGTCGCCATGAACACCATGGCCAACGTCCTGCTCGCCCTGGGCGCCTCACCGGCCATGGCCCATGCCCGCGAGGAGGTCGAGGAGTTCGCCGCCCTGGCCGGTGCTCTGACGCTCAACATCGGCACCCTGTCGCCCGACTGGGTGGACGCCATGGACGCTGCCGCCCGCGCCGCCAATGAGGCCGGCACACCCTGGGTACTCGATCCCGTGGCAGTCGGCGCCACGACCCTGCGCCGCAAGGCCGGCGCCCGCCTGCTGGCGCTTTCGCCGACGGTGGTGCGCGGCAATGCCTCGGAAATCATGGCTCTGGCCGAGCAGGGCGGCGGTGGCCAGGGTGTCGACAGCACCGATACCACCGAAGCGGCGGAACGTGCCGCCGTGGACCTGGCTCGGCGCACCGGCGCCGTGATCGCCGTCACCGGCGAAACCGACCTCGTCACCGATGGCGAGCGCCTGGCACGCGTGGCCGGCGGGCATGCCCTGATGCCGCGCGTCACCACCCTGGGCTGTGCCCTGACGGGCGTGGTGGGCGCTCACCTGGCCGTCGCCGAGGACCCATTCGAGGCCTGCGTGGCGGCGTTGGCCGGCTATGCCGTGGCCGGAAGCATTGCCGGAGAGAGCGCCCGGGGGCCGGGCAGTTTCGCCGTGGCCTTCCTCGATGCCCTGCATGCCCTCGACACCGACACCCTGACCGCCCGCGCCCGACTGGAGATCACCCATGCGCGTTGA